A stretch of Lactuca sativa cultivar Salinas chromosome 6, Lsat_Salinas_v11, whole genome shotgun sequence DNA encodes these proteins:
- the LOC111880437 gene encoding uncharacterized mitochondrial protein AtMg00810-like yields MVADFAKLMINRFQMSMNRELSFFLGLQVKQTNREIFIYQEKYMSEVLKKYSMETCASTKVPMGFGHKIFADPSGVPVDEKKYRGMIGYLLYLTTSRPNIMFSTCLCARFQVNTKMSHLLSMKQIFRYLKGTKCLGIWYPANESFLLQAYSDLNYGGLQIDRKSTVGGCQFLGGRLVSWSSKKRNCIALSTPKAEYIVAASCTSQVLWMKSQLLDYGYHFQHIPIYCDPQCNIPNFR; encoded by the coding sequence ATGGTTGCTGACTTTGCTAAACTCATGATCAatcgattccaaatgagcatgaatcgaGAGTTGAGcttctttcttggtcttcaagtcaaacagacTAACAGAGAAATTTTCATTTACCAAGAGAAGTACATGTCAGAAGTCCTCAAAAAATACTCAATGGAGACATGTGCCTCTACAAAGGTGCCGATGGGCTTCGGACACAAGATCTTTGCCGACCCTTCTGGTGTTCCTGTGGATGAAAAGAAGTATCGTGGAATGATTGGATACCTACTCTATCTCACAACAAGTCGTCCGAATATAATGTTTTCCACATGCCtatgtgccagatttcaagtcaacACAAAGATGTCCCATCTTTTATCTATGAAACAAATTTTCCGATACCTTAAAGGTACCAAGTGTCTCGGAATCTGGTACCCAGCAAATGAGAGCTTCCTACTTCAAGCTTATTCAGATTTGAACTATGGTGGTCTTCAAATTGATAGAAAAAGCACTGTGGGTGGATGTCAATTCTTAGGTGGTCGTTTGGTCagctggtcatccaagaaacGTAATTGCATTGCACTCTCTACACCCAAAGCGGAATACATTGTTGCTGCCAGCTGTACATCTCAAGTTTTGTGGATGAAATCTCAACTCCTTGATTATGGTTACCACTTTCAACACATTCCTATCTATTGTGACCCTCAATGTAACATACCGAAtttcaggtaa